One segment of Bacteroidales bacterium DNA contains the following:
- a CDS encoding DUF2147 domain-containing protein, with translation MKKNILISLCLLFFASTVFCQADKIVGIWKPAKGTSQVRIFKATNGKYYGKVEWLETDKDKLDVNNPDAAQRNKKIWGLMILKDFSYNADKKRWEGGTVYDPDNGKTYDCYMWFEDNDNVMTLKGYVLGMKFVGRAEDWTRETELKK, from the coding sequence ATGAAGAAAAACATTCTGATTTCACTGTGCCTGCTGTTTTTTGCATCAACCGTTTTTTGCCAGGCCGACAAAATTGTAGGGATTTGGAAGCCTGCAAAAGGCACTTCACAGGTAAGAATTTTTAAAGCAACCAACGGCAAATATTACGGGAAAGTTGAATGGCTTGAAACCGATAAGGATAAGCTGGATGTAAACAATCCAGATGCTGCCCAGCGGAACAAGAAGATATGGGGGCTCATGATCCTTAAGGATTTCAGTTATAATGCAGATAAAAAGCGCTGGGAAGGCGGTACCGTATACGATCCGGATAACGGAAAAACTTACGATTGCTACATGTGGTTTGAGGATAATGATAATGTGATGACCCTTAAAGGTTATGTGCTCGGTATGAAATTCGTGGGCCGCGCAGAGGATTGGACCCGTGAGACAGAGCTGAAAAAGTAG
- a CDS encoding DUF5686 family protein: MNLRFIWPVVLFISILFPSVTQSQSIKGKITDTRNVPVPFVVVYDETSLSGTTANAEGFYELKLDSGRHSIVYKAMGYFLLRKNIEVQRKTVEFDVVLSEQPVQVKEVIIRPGKEDPAYAIMRKVIGLAPYHLNQVKQYVANVYLRGTAHIIKMPKFISKRTAVNGEPAMFKTGDVYMEESVNKITFTAPDNYEQKVISIKSTFPWNSDDINPMGLINSSLYEPKVEDFISPLAPKAFQYYTYRYEGFIEEGGQVIFKISVIPKHNSQQLMRGTLFIVDRLWCLHSADVAVNMFFGSLKYKTIYSPVKNTAWLPVSYQFSADASMMGIKASFNYASSVKFDEVVLNEKNAEIRPVQEPTAVAAEKAAPKTKNQQQIESLLSKEDLSNRDVVKLSALMAREASQDTIKEKSLEIKPEENHTKVVVEKGALNNDSTYWSSVRPIPLSKLESEVKPVSKAAGKQSSGDTLSLGINTANKDKPFSKVSRFLTQGAGFMMFDSTLHVQYEGLIGLKKVDYNTVDGFVYKQAFTLQQTIDSTHKLIIQPGAAYGFSRERMMWWTKAEYDYAPMRGGSLTFNIASQSADYNGESGIRSLANTGASLIFRRNYLKVYQQNLIYLENRIDLANGLNLKAQIGYRTAQPLHNHSDFSFFYRKTRNFSANIPGDRLEVLPRNLYNEEAYWDATIEYTPQYHYRIWGGAKHYEYSKFPTFYLRNRMALPGIVKSTADYDYLEAGIRQNISWQMMHSFSWNIQGGIFLNRNKIYAMDDKFFNNQDLPLIFSSSAKGAFRLLPFYKFAITDKYAEAHLEYTTPYLLFKYLPFLSNKLWVENLHLNYLAGGGGLHYWEAGYSMGQIYMIANVGVFAGFNKDMFRSWGIQVTLTL; the protein is encoded by the coding sequence ATGAATCTACGGTTTATCTGGCCTGTCGTACTTTTTATTTCTATCCTGTTTCCATCCGTTACACAATCACAAAGCATTAAAGGCAAAATAACAGATACTAGGAACGTTCCCGTGCCCTTTGTCGTTGTTTATGACGAAACATCATTGTCAGGTACTACGGCCAATGCCGAAGGATTCTATGAACTGAAACTTGATTCAGGCCGCCATTCCATTGTTTATAAAGCAATGGGATATTTTTTACTCCGTAAAAATATTGAAGTACAGCGCAAAACGGTTGAATTCGATGTAGTGCTTTCCGAACAGCCTGTACAGGTGAAGGAAGTGATTATCAGGCCCGGTAAAGAAGATCCGGCCTATGCCATTATGAGAAAGGTCATCGGCCTGGCGCCCTATCACCTCAATCAGGTTAAGCAATATGTTGCCAATGTTTACCTGAGAGGTACAGCGCATATTATAAAGATGCCGAAATTCATATCAAAACGTACAGCGGTTAACGGAGAACCCGCCATGTTCAAAACAGGTGATGTATACATGGAGGAGTCGGTCAATAAGATCACCTTCACGGCCCCTGACAACTACGAACAAAAAGTGATTTCGATCAAAAGTACGTTTCCCTGGAACAGTGACGATATAAACCCGATGGGCCTTATTAATTCGAGTTTGTATGAGCCCAAGGTGGAAGATTTTATTTCTCCCCTGGCTCCCAAGGCATTTCAGTACTATACTTACCGGTACGAGGGTTTTATTGAAGAAGGCGGGCAGGTAATCTTTAAAATATCCGTTATACCTAAACACAACAGCCAGCAGTTGATGCGGGGCACCCTGTTTATTGTTGACAGGCTGTGGTGTCTTCATTCAGCCGATGTAGCCGTTAACATGTTTTTTGGTTCACTGAAATATAAAACAATTTATTCTCCTGTAAAAAATACCGCCTGGCTGCCGGTGAGCTACCAGTTTTCAGCTGATGCCTCGATGATGGGAATTAAAGCATCATTTAATTATGCAAGCTCCGTAAAATTCGACGAGGTAGTACTGAATGAGAAAAACGCAGAAATCCGTCCCGTTCAGGAACCTACTGCTGTTGCAGCCGAAAAAGCCGCGCCAAAAACAAAAAACCAGCAGCAGATCGAAAGCCTTTTATCCAAGGAGGATCTTTCGAACAGGGATGTCGTGAAACTATCGGCTCTTATGGCCCGTGAGGCTTCTCAGGATACGATTAAGGAGAAGTCTCTCGAAATCAAGCCGGAGGAAAATCATACAAAGGTAGTTGTTGAAAAGGGAGCGTTAAACAATGATTCCACTTACTGGAGCTCGGTCAGACCGATTCCGCTAAGTAAACTCGAATCTGAGGTAAAACCTGTGAGCAAAGCCGCCGGGAAACAAAGCTCCGGGGACACACTTTCGCTTGGCATCAATACCGCGAATAAGGACAAGCCTTTTTCTAAAGTTTCCCGCTTCCTCACCCAGGGTGCCGGATTCATGATGTTTGATTCAACCCTGCATGTTCAGTATGAAGGCCTTATAGGTCTTAAAAAAGTCGATTACAATACTGTGGATGGTTTTGTTTACAAACAGGCATTCACTCTGCAGCAAACAATCGATTCAACACATAAACTTATAATTCAGCCTGGTGCTGCATATGGTTTCAGCCGTGAACGCATGATGTGGTGGACAAAAGCAGAGTATGACTATGCCCCGATGCGCGGAGGAAGTCTTACTTTTAATATTGCCAGCCAGTCGGCCGACTATAACGGTGAATCCGGTATACGTTCACTGGCCAATACGGGTGCTTCGCTTATATTCAGGAGAAACTACTTGAAGGTGTACCAGCAGAACCTGATATACCTTGAAAACAGGATTGACCTGGCCAACGGATTGAATCTGAAGGCGCAGATTGGTTACAGAACAGCTCAGCCTCTGCACAATCATTCAGATTTTTCGTTTTTCTACAGGAAAACAAGGAATTTTTCTGCCAATATCCCGGGTGACAGGTTGGAAGTCTTACCACGAAATCTCTATAACGAGGAAGCATACTGGGATGCGACAATCGAATATACACCGCAATACCATTACAGGATATGGGGAGGTGCGAAACACTACGAATACTCAAAGTTTCCTACTTTTTACCTGCGGAACCGGATGGCACTTCCCGGAATAGTTAAAAGCACGGCGGATTACGATTACCTTGAAGCCGGAATACGGCAAAATATCAGTTGGCAGATGATGCATTCGTTTTCATGGAATATACAGGGCGGGATTTTCCTTAACCGGAATAAGATATATGCCATGGATGACAAGTTTTTCAATAACCAGGATCTGCCCCTCATATTCAGCTCAAGCGCCAAAGGTGCTTTCAGACTGCTGCCCTTTTACAAATTTGCTATAACTGACAAATATGCCGAAGCTCACCTTGAATATACAACACCGTATCTTCTTTTTAAATATCTTCCTTTCCTGAGCAATAAATTGTGGGTTGAAAACCTGCATCTGAATTACCTTGCCGGTGGAGGTGGACTTCATTACTGGGAGGCCGGTTACAGCATGGGCCAGATTTACATGATAGCTAACGTGGGTGTTTTTGCGGGCTTTAACAAAGATATGTTCCGTTCATGGGGTATACAGGTAACCCTGACTCTCTGA
- a CDS encoding two-component regulator propeller domain-containing protein, giving the protein MRPLLLRNGVFLMLCISVLFPFKTSAQDLQLKFKHLEVDNGLSQGTITGILQDKMGFMWFATEMGIYRYDGADFVNYRHDASDSAGLPSNYILKIFEDSYGILWLGTPGSGLCRFDREREIFKNYTYDQANENSISSNDIRCLFEDSRKNLWIGTSGGGLNLYDRKSDTFIHFYHDSLSTNDIGSNYITGIGEDKQGFLWLASSEGVLTRYNTVTQIGTFYSLYDRNLTDRTTTTFGHLYVDLESNIWYCTENGLYFYNQKTLEFSHFQKGPGNKNLNENAVADVAELGGGIFLVGTDHGGVNLYNQNTGTFTYHKNRRYDPSTISNDQIYTVYKSPEGVIWIGNYNGGINIYDPLIKKFSNDTELPRLPGTEFSVGSVLCMAEDNKQNLWLGYDGQGIDVYNLRTNTIKHLRYNPEDINSIRSDNVVDIFKSANGDMWIGTYLEGLTKIDAVTGKYTHYQFELKNKTGIGGTNVWSVCEDDNGMMWIGFMGDGVDRFDTRNNRFYHYLHNPADSHSLSDNSVYKVFKDNDGKIWVSTQNGLSLYNPDSDNFINYVSGNNVKSGIYGNCVYDIFQDARGRLWVGTEQALNLFNPFTKGFEHFKLTDQPGGTAVLSITADNTDNLWISTNIGLVRFNTVDHSVRHYDEADGLLTDEFNYVASLRSSDGRIFLGNKSGFNYFDPERIKDNSRIPPVYITELNIEGRTVDPWSFPSVTDKNISFARSVNLNSGQTAFTIHFAALNFSNSHKNLYSYKLEGFDTQWSKPGTKHEVTYTNLNPGRYTFRVKGSNNDQLWNPKVTTLEIIVLPPWWKTWWFRVLLYALLLLLLISIFYLRVHFYEKQKNKLTRLVSDRTLQLEEVAVALEEKQEEINSQNEKLVAQRDELENTNRMLTEQKLHILAQNSELDFHRNQLETIVEERTRELIEAKNKAEEADRLKSSFLANLSHEIRTPLNAILGFSSLLSEKNLTDNDRQEYNRIIQGSSNTLLELINDILDISKIEAGQLELDLRSVSLEMIINDLAGIFDMFMKRDDLGLNKQVELKVNIEESLQKSHIVTDSLRVTQVISNLINNAIKFTAKGFIEVGCSQIKDGGMLRFYVRDTGVGIRAEHQQLVFERFRKLEEDNLQLHRGTGLGLAISYQLVHLLGGTMWLESEYGKGSIFFFTIPFMKGSAGISTVLRKKQEEIMPDFGYQVILVAEDDDSNFNYLDKILKNARIRVLRAINGKEVIDLVMKHHDIKVVLMDIKMPVMDGIEALHALRKAGLIVPVVAQTAYALSDEVVRLKKEGFDEYISKPIKRQELYSILVRYLQ; this is encoded by the coding sequence ATGCGGCCATTACTACTGAGAAACGGCGTTTTCTTGATGCTATGTATCTCAGTATTATTTCCGTTTAAGACCTCCGCCCAGGATTTACAGCTGAAATTTAAGCACCTCGAAGTAGATAACGGTCTTTCCCAGGGAACAATCACCGGCATTCTGCAGGATAAGATGGGTTTCATGTGGTTCGCCACTGAAATGGGTATCTATCGTTATGATGGTGCCGACTTTGTGAATTACAGGCATGATGCATCGGATTCCGCCGGGTTGCCTTCGAATTATATACTGAAAATTTTTGAAGACAGTTACGGAATATTGTGGCTGGGAACTCCGGGCAGCGGGCTTTGCCGGTTCGACAGGGAAAGGGAGATTTTTAAAAACTACACGTACGATCAGGCAAACGAAAACTCGATAAGCTCGAACGATATCCGTTGTCTGTTTGAGGATTCCCGTAAAAACCTGTGGATTGGCACTTCAGGTGGCGGACTGAATCTGTATGACCGGAAAAGTGATACGTTTATCCATTTCTATCATGATTCACTATCAACCAACGATATTGGCAGCAATTACATAACAGGCATCGGGGAGGATAAACAGGGCTTCCTCTGGCTTGCATCATCCGAAGGAGTTTTAACCCGCTACAATACGGTCACACAGATAGGTACTTTTTATAGCCTCTACGACAGAAATCTTACAGACAGAACTACCACCACTTTCGGGCATCTTTATGTGGACCTCGAAAGCAATATATGGTACTGCACTGAAAACGGGTTGTATTTTTATAACCAGAAAACCCTTGAATTTTCACATTTTCAAAAAGGTCCAGGAAACAAAAACCTGAATGAAAATGCTGTTGCCGATGTGGCGGAACTCGGGGGAGGGATTTTTCTTGTCGGTACGGATCACGGTGGTGTGAACTTATACAATCAGAACACCGGCACCTTTACCTATCATAAAAACCGGAGGTACGATCCATCTACAATCAGCAACGACCAGATTTATACAGTATATAAATCGCCCGAGGGTGTCATTTGGATAGGTAACTATAACGGGGGAATCAATATTTATGATCCTCTTATTAAGAAATTCAGCAATGATACGGAGCTGCCCAGGTTACCCGGTACAGAATTCAGTGTGGGATCAGTCCTTTGCATGGCAGAAGATAACAAACAAAATTTATGGCTTGGATACGATGGACAAGGTATAGATGTGTATAACCTGAGAACAAACACCATTAAGCATCTTCGATATAATCCGGAAGATATCAATTCAATCCGCAGTGACAATGTGGTTGATATTTTCAAATCGGCTAACGGCGACATGTGGATAGGCACATACCTGGAGGGACTGACAAAGATTGATGCCGTTACAGGGAAATATACCCATTACCAGTTCGAACTAAAGAATAAGACAGGTATAGGGGGTACGAATGTCTGGTCGGTTTGCGAAGACGATAATGGGATGATGTGGATCGGATTTATGGGTGACGGAGTCGACCGGTTTGATACCCGCAATAACCGCTTTTACCATTACCTGCATAATCCCGCCGATTCACACAGCCTGAGTGATAACAGTGTCTACAAGGTTTTCAAAGACAATGACGGAAAGATATGGGTGAGCACACAAAACGGGTTAAGCCTTTATAATCCTGACTCTGATAATTTTATTAACTATGTTTCAGGAAATAATGTCAAATCCGGAATCTACGGTAATTGTGTCTATGATATTTTTCAGGACGCCAGGGGGCGTTTGTGGGTTGGGACAGAACAGGCTCTGAATCTTTTTAATCCGTTTACCAAAGGCTTTGAACATTTTAAATTAACGGATCAGCCTGGAGGAACTGCTGTTCTATCCATTACGGCCGACAACACGGATAATCTTTGGATTTCTACGAATATAGGATTGGTGCGATTCAACACGGTGGATCACAGTGTCCGTCATTATGATGAAGCCGACGGCCTGCTTACCGATGAATTTAATTATGTCGCCTCACTCAGAAGCTCGGATGGCAGAATTTTCCTGGGAAATAAGAGCGGGTTCAATTATTTCGATCCGGAACGCATAAAGGATAATTCACGTATTCCGCCTGTTTATATTACTGAATTGAATATTGAGGGACGGACCGTGGATCCCTGGTCATTTCCTTCGGTTACGGATAAAAATATCTCATTTGCCCGGTCGGTTAATTTGAATTCTGGTCAAACGGCATTTACCATTCATTTTGCGGCACTTAATTTCTCTAATTCGCATAAGAATCTTTATTCTTACAAGCTTGAAGGTTTTGACACACAATGGAGCAAACCGGGTACCAAGCATGAGGTTACATATACCAATTTAAACCCGGGTCGCTACACTTTCAGAGTTAAAGGATCAAACAATGATCAGTTGTGGAATCCAAAGGTAACCACACTTGAAATCATTGTGCTTCCGCCATGGTGGAAAACCTGGTGGTTTAGGGTTCTTTTATATGCCTTACTGCTATTATTACTGATTTCAATATTTTACCTGAGAGTTCATTTTTACGAGAAACAGAAAAACAAGCTCACGCGGCTTGTAAGCGACAGAACGCTGCAACTTGAAGAGGTGGCTGTGGCACTCGAAGAAAAGCAGGAAGAGATCAATTCGCAAAATGAGAAACTGGTTGCCCAGCGCGATGAACTGGAGAATACCAACCGGATGCTGACTGAGCAGAAGCTGCATATTCTTGCCCAGAACAGTGAACTTGATTTTCACAGGAACCAGCTGGAGACTATAGTTGAAGAGAGGACAAGGGAATTAATCGAGGCAAAAAACAAGGCTGAAGAAGCCGACCGGCTGAAATCGTCATTTCTTGCCAATCTTTCGCATGAAATACGCACCCCTCTGAATGCCATTCTTGGATTTTCATCCCTGCTGAGCGAAAAAAACCTGACCGATAATGATCGCCAGGAATACAACAGGATAATCCAGGGCAGCAGCAATACCTTACTTGAGTTGATCAATGACATCCTTGATATTTCGAAGATTGAAGCGGGACAGCTCGAGCTTGACCTGCGAAGTGTTTCACTCGAAATGATAATCAATGACCTGGCCGGTATCTTTGATATGTTCATGAAAAGGGATGATCTCGGTTTAAATAAGCAGGTAGAGCTGAAAGTAAATATCGAAGAAAGCCTTCAGAAATCTCATATTGTAACCGACAGCCTTCGTGTGACCCAGGTAATTTCGAACCTGATCAATAATGCCATTAAATTCACTGCAAAAGGATTTATTGAAGTCGGCTGCAGTCAGATTAAAGATGGCGGGATGCTCAGGTTTTACGTGCGTGATACAGGCGTTGGAATTCGGGCAGAACACCAGCAACTTGTTTTTGAACGATTCAGGAAACTTGAAGAGGATAACCTGCAACTTCACAGGGGAACCGGTCTTGGCCTTGCCATTTCGTACCAGCTTGTGCACTTGCTGGGAGGAACCATGTGGCTTGAATCGGAATACGGTAAAGGCTCCATATTCTTTTTCACCATACCGTTTATGAAAGGATCTGCAGGCATTTCAACAGTACTTAGAAAAAAGCAGGAAGAGATTATGCCCGATTTCGGTTACCAGGTTATACTGGTAGCAGAGGATGATGATTCAAATTTCAATTATCTCGATAAGATACTTAAAAATGCCCGTATAAGGGTTCTTCGCGCCATCAACGGCAAAGAAGTCATTGATTTGGTGATGAAACATCATGATATAAAGGTCGTTCTCATGGACATAAAAATGCCCGTGATGGATGGAATTGAAGCCCTGCATGCATTGCGTAAAGCCGGTTTGATAGTACCGGTAGTTGCCCAGACAGCCTATGCGCTGTCGGATGAAGTGGTCAGGCTTAAAAAAGAAGGATTTGACGAATACATTTCCAAACCGATAAAACGGCAGGAACTATATTCCATTCTTGTCAGGTACCTGCAATGA
- a CDS encoding aminotransferase class V-fold PLP-dependent enzyme: MPSLEAHFEPFRQQIIGEGACFESPYGTKLIRYFDWVAGGRLYRPIEDRIATVFGPFIANTHTETSETGSRMTQCYRYAHDFIKKHVNAGPNDIIITAGSGMTTVVNKLQRILSMRSGNKRGKSDFTDINEKPVVFITHMEHHSNHTSWYETIADVVMIPPTPSLLIDLSALERSLEEYKNRRFKIGAFTACSNVTGIITPYHEMAAIMHKHQGLCFVDFAASAPYVHIDMHPDDPMQKLDAIYFSPHKFLGGPGSSGVLIFDRSLYQSEIPDNPGGGTVDWTNPWGEYKYVDDIEAREDGGTPGFIQAFRAALSMELKDKMGVDKMMQREEQLVEIAMKGLKTVPGLKILAENNIHRLGIISFYHAKIHFNQMCRMLSDRFGIQVRGGCACAGTYGHFLLKVTYDRSHAITEKINQGDLSDKPGWVRLSLHPVMKDEDIYFFVDAMKQIVSNFPEWKKDYIYDPRKNEFQHKSQKICDNNWTEEWFKL; this comes from the coding sequence ATGCCATCGCTTGAAGCGCATTTTGAACCTTTCAGGCAACAGATCATTGGAGAAGGAGCCTGTTTTGAATCGCCTTACGGGACGAAGCTGATCCGGTATTTCGACTGGGTGGCAGGCGGACGCCTTTATAGACCGATTGAAGACAGAATTGCCACGGTTTTCGGCCCTTTTATTGCCAATACCCATACTGAAACAAGTGAAACAGGCAGCAGGATGACGCAGTGTTACCGGTATGCACATGATTTCATTAAAAAGCATGTGAATGCCGGACCCAATGATATTATCATAACCGCAGGATCAGGCATGACAACGGTTGTGAATAAACTTCAGCGAATCCTTAGCATGCGGTCGGGTAATAAAAGGGGGAAATCAGATTTTACCGATATCAACGAAAAACCGGTGGTTTTCATAACCCACATGGAGCATCATTCCAACCATACCTCGTGGTATGAAACCATCGCCGATGTGGTTATGATTCCGCCAACGCCTTCGTTACTTATTGATCTGTCGGCGCTGGAGCGTTCTCTTGAGGAGTATAAAAACCGCAGGTTTAAGATCGGCGCCTTTACGGCCTGTTCCAATGTAACAGGTATCATTACGCCTTACCATGAAATGGCTGCCATTATGCATAAGCACCAGGGTTTATGCTTTGTTGACTTTGCTGCATCGGCACCCTACGTTCACATCGATATGCATCCGGATGACCCGATGCAAAAACTGGATGCCATCTATTTTTCACCCCATAAATTCCTGGGTGGTCCCGGATCATCGGGTGTACTTATCTTTGACCGCTCACTTTACCAGTCGGAAATTCCGGATAACCCCGGCGGAGGCACCGTCGACTGGACGAACCCATGGGGAGAGTACAAATATGTGGATGATATTGAAGCCCGCGAGGATGGCGGGACTCCCGGGTTCATTCAGGCTTTCAGGGCAGCCCTGTCCATGGAACTGAAGGATAAAATGGGCGTCGATAAGATGATGCAGCGTGAGGAACAGCTTGTGGAGATAGCTATGAAAGGCCTGAAAACAGTTCCCGGCCTTAAAATTCTTGCCGAAAACAATATTCACAGGCTCGGGATCATTTCGTTCTATCATGCAAAAATCCATTTTAACCAGATGTGCCGGATGCTGAGCGACCGTTTCGGAATCCAGGTGAGGGGAGGGTGCGCCTGTGCCGGAACTTACGGGCATTTCCTGTTAAAAGTTACCTATGACCGGTCGCACGCTATTACCGAGAAGATTAACCAGGGGGATCTGTCGGACAAACCGGGTTGGGTAAGACTATCGCTGCACCCCGTCATGAAGGATGAAGACATATATTTCTTTGTGGACGCGATGAAGCAGATTGTTTCAAATTTCCCCGAATGGAAAAAGGATTATATTTATGATCCCAGGAAAAATGAATTTCAGCATAAATCGCAGAAGATTTGTGACAATAACTGGACTGAAGAATGGTTTAAATTATAA
- a CDS encoding GNAT family N-acetyltransferase has translation MIITEVKDKQTAKQFLEVPKILYRNDPHWTCPLDIEIDNTFNPAKNSSYKNGNACRWILKDGEGNLVGRIAAFYDKNKAFHNTQPTGGIGFFECINDQSAANLLFDTAKAWLASEGMQAMDGPINFGENFVNWGLLVEGFMHQAYGMPYNFPYYKTLFEEYGFKTYFEMYSFHDTFSRPYPEQMRKFGERFWRKPEYSFRHFEMKHAEEFLKNLVWMYNKIWSDFHENYTPLAYEDINSIFQDARTILDEDLIWFAYHNNEPIGFLIVFPDVNQVLKKLKNGRLTFMNIIKLFYYKKKVVKRGRLLLSGVIPEYQRTGVVGGIYLKITDTMRQKGMEELELSWVGDYNVTVNRMYAQFGAEKAKTHITYRYMFDPNAPFERFNNLSHKTMKDLKKT, from the coding sequence ATGATTATCACAGAAGTAAAAGACAAGCAAACGGCAAAACAATTTCTCGAAGTTCCGAAAATCCTTTACAGGAACGATCCACACTGGACTTGTCCGTTGGATATTGAAATTGATAATACCTTTAATCCGGCTAAAAATTCATCGTACAAAAACGGCAATGCCTGCCGGTGGATTCTTAAGGACGGTGAAGGCAACCTGGTTGGCAGAATCGCAGCTTTTTATGATAAGAACAAAGCCTTTCATAACACGCAACCAACAGGAGGCATCGGCTTTTTTGAATGCATCAACGATCAGTCCGCCGCCAACCTGCTTTTTGATACCGCCAAAGCGTGGCTCGCTTCAGAAGGGATGCAGGCAATGGACGGCCCTATCAATTTCGGTGAAAATTTTGTGAACTGGGGACTGCTTGTCGAAGGTTTCATGCACCAGGCATACGGTATGCCCTATAACTTTCCGTATTATAAGACGCTTTTTGAAGAATATGGTTTCAAGACCTATTTCGAAATGTACAGTTTCCACGACACCTTCAGCCGGCCGTATCCCGAGCAAATGCGTAAGTTCGGTGAACGTTTCTGGAGGAAACCTGAATACTCGTTCAGGCATTTTGAAATGAAGCATGCTGAAGAGTTCCTCAAGAACCTTGTTTGGATGTATAATAAAATCTGGTCTGACTTCCATGAAAATTATACACCGCTTGCATACGAGGATATCAACAGCATCTTCCAGGATGCGCGCACCATTCTCGATGAAGATCTTATATGGTTCGCCTATCATAACAATGAGCCGATAGGCTTTCTGATCGTGTTCCCCGATGTAAACCAGGTTTTGAAGAAACTGAAAAACGGCCGCCTTACTTTTATGAACATCATTAAGCTGTTCTATTATAAAAAGAAAGTGGTCAAGCGCGGCAGGCTTTTGCTGTCGGGTGTCATTCCCGAGTACCAGCGAACCGGTGTTGTTGGCGGTATTTACCTTAAAATTACCGATACAATGCGCCAAAAAGGTATGGAAGAGCTTGAACTTTCGTGGGTTGGCGATTACAATGTTACCGTAAATCGAATGTATGCCCAGTTTGGTGCTGAAAAGGCAAAGACGCATATAACCTACCGTTATATGTTTGACCCGAATGCTCCATTCGAGCGTTTCAATAACCTTAGCCATAAAACCATGAAAGATCTTAAAAAGACCTAA
- a CDS encoding type B 50S ribosomal protein L31, whose translation MKKGIHPESYRLVAFRDMSNGHTFLTRSTAASRETVTMEDGKEYPLIKLEISNTSHPFYTGKMKLVDTAGRVDKFMNRYKSHYDKKKQ comes from the coding sequence ATGAAAAAAGGAATACATCCCGAAAGTTACAGGCTGGTTGCCTTCAGGGATATGTCAAACGGTCATACTTTTCTTACAAGGTCAACAGCTGCTTCGAGAGAAACAGTTACCATGGAAGACGGAAAAGAATATCCGTTGATCAAACTTGAAATTTCAAATACTTCCCATCCTTTTTACACCGGTAAGATGAAACTGGTTGACACTGCAGGACGTGTGGATAAGTTTATGAATCGTTATAAAAGCCATTACGATAAGAAAAAACAGTAA